The following proteins come from a genomic window of Ornithinimicrobium cryptoxanthini:
- a CDS encoding phosphotransferase yields MSSAVPLTDRKWTASLTDPDLPVLTDLLTDQVPGPLAAAVAAADGVVTAVAVSQVTWWPGRSATVSWDTVVEGGPLAGRATYVGTTQDPPEGAVVVGDGEERVTIWRVPHDPFLPALPTALQPEVAADVISSLGGTIANPSTRLRAYRPTRRAVIEVTGEGHRVYLKLVKPRRLHSLHQRHLDLTGVLPVPEPLGINEELGLLAMRSMTGATLRAVLEDGTGPLPHPEVVTGLPGTLPALSGAATVHSAVEAVPRMVELLTRLLPMEADRIHRIAEGIGPDDVADRVPAHGDYHEAQLLIEDGRVSGILDVDTLGVARPGDDPGTMLGHLAVWHTMSSQPDRVAAYASALQEIWESRLDPVDLRLRAAARIVGLAAGPFRVQQQGWPIETSRRLALAEHWVESARAL; encoded by the coding sequence ATGAGCTCCGCTGTCCCGCTCACCGACCGGAAGTGGACCGCGTCCCTGACCGACCCGGACCTGCCCGTGCTGACCGACCTGCTGACCGACCAGGTCCCTGGCCCGTTGGCCGCGGCAGTCGCGGCCGCTGACGGGGTGGTCACGGCTGTCGCGGTGAGCCAGGTGACCTGGTGGCCAGGACGCAGCGCAACGGTCTCCTGGGACACGGTCGTGGAGGGCGGACCACTGGCCGGGCGCGCGACCTATGTCGGCACGACCCAAGACCCGCCCGAGGGGGCGGTGGTCGTGGGGGACGGCGAGGAACGGGTCACGATCTGGCGTGTTCCGCACGACCCGTTCCTGCCTGCCCTGCCGACGGCCCTGCAGCCCGAGGTCGCGGCCGACGTCATCTCCTCACTGGGCGGCACGATCGCCAACCCCAGCACCCGTCTGCGCGCCTATCGCCCGACCCGCCGGGCTGTCATCGAGGTCACCGGCGAGGGCCACCGGGTCTATCTGAAGCTGGTGAAGCCGCGTCGGCTGCACTCCCTCCACCAGCGTCACCTCGACCTCACCGGGGTGCTGCCGGTGCCCGAGCCACTGGGCATCAACGAGGAGCTCGGCCTCCTGGCGATGCGCAGCATGACCGGCGCGACGTTGCGCGCCGTCCTCGAGGACGGGACGGGGCCGCTGCCGCACCCAGAGGTGGTGACCGGCCTGCCCGGCACACTGCCAGCCCTGTCCGGTGCCGCGACAGTCCACTCGGCTGTCGAGGCGGTCCCACGGATGGTCGAGCTGTTGACCAGGTTGCTGCCCATGGAGGCTGACCGCATCCACCGCATCGCCGAGGGCATCGGGCCCGACGACGTCGCCGACCGGGTGCCCGCTCACGGTGACTACCACGAGGCCCAGCTGCTCATCGAGGACGGCCGGGTCAGCGGGATCCTCGATGTGGACACTCTCGGCGTGGCCCGCCCGGGAGATGACCCGGGCACCATGCTGGGTCACCTGGCGGTCTGGCACACGATGTCGAGCCAGCCGGACCGGGTCGCGGCCTATGCCAGCGCACTGCAGGAGATCTGGGAGTCCCGGCTCGACCCCGTCGACCTGCGGCTGCGGGCCGCCGCCCGGATCGTAGGCCTGGCGGCCGGTCCGTTCCGGGTGCAGCAGCAGGGGTGGCCCATCGAGACCTCCCGCCGACTGGCGCTCGCGGAGCACTGGGTGGAGTCGGCTCGCGCCCTCTGA
- the nusB gene encoding transcription antitermination factor NusB — translation MAARTKARKRALEILFEAEARGLNVGQLLADRVAKPTTQHPLPDYTVTVVEGVLAHWGEINEVLETYSQGWQLDRMPAVDRAALRVATWEIVWNDEVPDPVAISEAIALVQGMSTDESPKFVNGLLARVADVKATIA, via the coding sequence GTGGCAGCACGCACCAAGGCGCGCAAGCGAGCCCTGGAGATCCTGTTCGAGGCGGAGGCCCGTGGTCTCAACGTCGGCCAGCTCCTCGCTGACCGGGTCGCGAAACCGACGACTCAGCACCCGCTCCCGGACTACACCGTGACCGTCGTGGAGGGCGTCCTGGCTCACTGGGGCGAGATCAACGAGGTCCTGGAGACCTACAGCCAGGGGTGGCAGCTGGACCGGATGCCGGCGGTCGACCGCGCCGCCCTGCGCGTCGCGACCTGGGAGATCGTCTGGAACGACGAGGTGCCCGATCCGGTCGCGATCAGCGAGGCGATCGCGCTGGTCCAGGGTATGTCGACCGACGAGTCGCCCAAGTTCGTCAATGGGCTCCTCGCTCGCGTCGCTGATGTCAAGGCCACCATCGCCTGA
- a CDS encoding FMN-binding glutamate synthase family protein produces MTWKTAIGLPAAGLVALATHDLLQRKHAILRTFPVIGHARYLLEKIGPELRQYIVTDNDEERPFSRDQRRFIYASSKLENPYFGFGSDNDIEHAEGYAVVKHRTFADVSPSTLPHSGERDVVPCAKVMGAARGRRHAFRPQSVINVSAMSFGSLSGPAVEALNRGCAVAGVLHNTGEGGIARHHRHGADLIFQIGTAYFGCRDEDGAFSLDKLKALVASAPVRAIEVKLSQGAKPGLGGMLPQAKISDEIADIRGIRKDRDCASPSRHAEFDDVDSMLDWIEMLATETGLPVGIKSAVGDLAFWEELAEQMATTQRGVDFIAIDGGEGGTGAAPLSFADSVSLPFRLGFPRVYRIFAQRGLTDQIVFIGAGKLGLPDNAAVAFALGADLVYVAREAMFAIGCIQAQRCHDDHCPTGVATQNPWLTRGIDVPLKSERTANYLRAWRREMLKLAEACGVVHPALLDPDDVEILLGNRAATPLREVAGYEPGWALPSPEQQEEVRRLMLPASRGGSAPRSVTAR; encoded by the coding sequence ATGACGTGGAAGACGGCGATCGGACTCCCCGCGGCCGGACTGGTCGCCCTGGCCACCCATGACCTGCTGCAACGCAAGCACGCGATCCTGCGTACTTTCCCGGTGATCGGGCACGCGCGCTACCTCCTGGAGAAGATCGGCCCAGAGCTGCGGCAGTACATCGTGACCGACAACGACGAGGAGCGACCCTTCAGCCGGGACCAGCGGCGCTTCATCTATGCCAGCTCCAAGCTGGAGAACCCCTACTTCGGTTTCGGGTCCGACAACGACATCGAGCATGCCGAGGGGTATGCCGTGGTGAAGCACCGCACGTTCGCCGACGTCTCCCCCAGCACGCTGCCGCACAGCGGTGAGCGGGACGTGGTGCCGTGCGCGAAGGTCATGGGGGCCGCGCGCGGCCGGCGGCACGCCTTCCGGCCGCAGTCGGTGATCAACGTCTCCGCCATGAGTTTCGGCTCGCTCTCCGGACCGGCGGTCGAGGCCCTCAACCGGGGCTGCGCGGTGGCCGGCGTGCTGCACAACACCGGCGAGGGCGGCATCGCCAGGCACCACCGGCACGGTGCAGACCTCATCTTCCAGATCGGCACGGCCTATTTTGGCTGCCGGGACGAGGACGGCGCCTTCAGCCTCGACAAGCTCAAGGCGCTGGTCGCCTCGGCGCCGGTCCGCGCGATCGAGGTCAAGCTGAGTCAGGGTGCCAAGCCCGGGCTGGGCGGCATGCTGCCCCAGGCCAAGATCAGTGACGAGATCGCCGACATCCGGGGCATCCGCAAGGACCGCGACTGCGCCAGCCCCTCGCGGCACGCCGAGTTCGACGACGTCGACAGCATGCTCGACTGGATCGAGATGCTGGCCACCGAGACCGGGCTGCCGGTCGGGATCAAGTCGGCGGTCGGTGACCTGGCCTTCTGGGAGGAGCTGGCCGAGCAGATGGCCACCACGCAGCGGGGCGTCGACTTCATCGCGATCGACGGGGGCGAGGGCGGCACCGGCGCAGCCCCGCTGAGCTTCGCCGACTCGGTCTCACTGCCGTTCCGACTCGGCTTCCCGCGGGTCTACCGGATCTTTGCCCAACGCGGCCTGACCGACCAGATCGTGTTCATCGGCGCCGGCAAGCTGGGCCTGCCCGACAACGCCGCCGTCGCGTTCGCCCTGGGGGCGGACCTGGTCTATGTGGCCCGCGAGGCGATGTTCGCCATCGGCTGCATCCAGGCGCAGCGATGCCACGACGACCACTGCCCCACCGGTGTCGCCACCCAGAACCCTTGGCTCACGCGTGGCATCGACGTGCCACTGAAGTCGGAGCGGACCGCCAACTACCTGCGTGCCTGGCGGCGCGAGATGCTCAAGCTGGCCGAGGCCTGCGGCGTGGTCCATCCTGCGCTCCTGGACCCCGATGACGTCGAGATCCTGCTCGGCAACCGGGCCGCGACACCGCTGCGCGAGGTCGCCGGCTATGAACCGGGCTGGGCGCTGCCCTCGCCCGAGCAGCAGGAGGAGGTCCGCCGACTCATGCTGCCCGCCTCCCGCGGCGGCAGCGCCCCGAGGTCGGTGACGGCTCGATGA
- the efp gene encoding elongation factor P, whose amino-acid sequence MATTNDLKNGMVLDMDKGLWQVLEFQHVKPGKGPAFVRTKLKNVTSGKIIDKTFNAGTKVETATVDRSDMEYLYNDGTDFIFMDQKTFEQVPVSPDIMGSARDYLLENGQAMIAQHEGAVLYVELPPSVVMEITHTDPGLQGDRSTGGTKPATLETGAEIQVPLFLEAGTKVKVDTRDGSYLGRVN is encoded by the coding sequence GTGGCAACCACGAACGACCTGAAGAACGGCATGGTCCTGGACATGGACAAGGGGCTGTGGCAGGTGCTGGAGTTCCAGCACGTCAAGCCCGGCAAGGGTCCGGCGTTCGTGCGCACCAAGCTCAAGAACGTGACGTCGGGCAAGATCATCGACAAGACCTTCAACGCTGGCACCAAGGTCGAGACCGCCACGGTCGACCGCAGCGACATGGAGTACCTCTACAACGACGGCACCGACTTCATCTTCATGGACCAGAAGACCTTCGAGCAGGTCCCGGTGTCCCCAGACATCATGGGCAGCGCCAGGGACTACCTGCTGGAGAACGGTCAGGCGATGATCGCCCAGCACGAGGGTGCGGTGCTGTATGTCGAGCTGCCACCGAGCGTGGTCATGGAGATCACCCACACGGACCCGGGTCTGCAGGGTGACCGTTCCACCGGTGGCACCAAGCCCGCGACCCTCGAGACCGGTGCCGAGATCCAGGTGCCGCTGTTCCTCGAGGCTGGCACCAAGGTCAAGGTGGACACCCGTGACGGGTCCTACCTCGGCCGCGTGAACTGA
- the pyrR gene encoding bifunctional pyr operon transcriptional regulator/uracil phosphoribosyltransferase PyrR gives MRPARDQGPVSTSGGPTDDTGGRVVLAQSEIARALRRIAHEILEGNKGSQDLVLMGIPTRGAPLAHRLATALHEVEGVDIPVGTLDITMYRDDLRSQPVRAMERSQVPDGGVDGKVVVLVDDVLYSGRTVRAALDSLADLGRPRAVRLAVLVDRGHRELPIRADYVGKNLPTAQAERVSVRLTETDGVDEVVISTPEVEAR, from the coding sequence ATGCGCCCTGCCCGTGACCAAGGCCCCGTGAGCACTTCCGGCGGACCGACCGACGACACCGGTGGACGGGTGGTGCTGGCCCAGTCAGAAATCGCCCGAGCACTGCGTCGCATCGCCCACGAGATCCTCGAGGGCAACAAGGGGAGCCAGGACCTGGTCCTGATGGGGATCCCCACCCGCGGCGCGCCCCTGGCCCATCGGCTGGCCACCGCCCTGCATGAGGTGGAGGGCGTCGACATCCCGGTTGGCACCCTGGACATCACGATGTATCGCGACGACCTGCGCTCCCAGCCCGTCCGCGCGATGGAACGCAGCCAGGTGCCTGACGGCGGAGTCGACGGCAAGGTCGTCGTCCTGGTGGACGACGTGCTCTACTCCGGCCGCACCGTGCGCGCCGCGCTGGACAGCCTTGCCGACCTCGGCCGGCCCCGCGCAGTCCGCCTCGCAGTCCTCGTCGACCGAGGTCACCGCGAACTGCCGATCCGCGCCGACTATGTCGGCAAGAACCTGCCGACCGCCCAGGCCGAGCGGGTCTCCGTGCGCCTGACCGAGACCGACGGGGTCGACGAAGTCGTCATCTCCACGCCGGAGGTCGAGGCCCGGTGA
- a CDS encoding type II 3-dehydroquinate dehydratase — MSPRVLVLSGPNLAALGSREPEIYGTLTLVELESQVVGEGERLGLDVTCRQTDDEAELVGWLHEAAAAGWDVVLNPAAFTHYSYAVGDACAHLVGVGSRLVEVHLSNPAARETFRHTSVVGRSATGTIAGFGAGSYLLALRALAD, encoded by the coding sequence GTGTCCCCACGTGTCCTGGTCCTCAGCGGTCCCAACCTGGCTGCGCTAGGCAGTCGCGAGCCGGAGATCTACGGGACCCTGACGCTGGTCGAGCTGGAGTCGCAGGTCGTGGGGGAGGGGGAGCGGCTGGGGCTGGACGTCACCTGTCGACAGACTGACGACGAGGCCGAGCTGGTGGGCTGGCTGCACGAGGCGGCCGCAGCGGGCTGGGACGTCGTCCTGAACCCGGCGGCCTTTACGCATTACTCGTATGCCGTGGGCGACGCCTGCGCGCACCTCGTGGGGGTGGGCTCGCGGCTGGTCGAGGTGCATCTATCCAACCCGGCGGCACGGGAGACATTCCGGCACACCTCGGTGGTGGGGCGCTCTGCCACCGGGACGATCGCCGGCTTCGGTGCCGGCTCCTACCTGCTGGCGCTGCGGGCACTCGCCGACTGA